The Pseudomonas chlororaphis subsp. piscium genome contains the following window.
CCCCTGAGGTCGGCGATGCTGCGGATCGGCGAATCCGCCGGCACCAGGATCGCGATGCCGCGTGCCTGGCCGCGGCGTACCGCGACAATGCGCAACGGCGCGCCACCGGTGGCCGCCGCCAGCACCGGGGTATCGCCAGCCGGCGCCAGGTCGACGGCGCCGGCGCGCAGGGCTTCGAACAGCGGCGCGGCGCCCTGGAAGTTCGCCCACTGCACCTGGTACTCGATGCCCTCCAGGGCGTTCGCCGCCTCCACCACGGTGCGCAGGCCCTTGGCCTGGTCGCCGAGGATCAGGGTGACGCCGGACAGGTCGGAGTGTTTCGTGAAGGTGGATTTGCTTTCGCTGCTTTCACCGCAGCCGCCAAGCAACAGCATGGCGCCCGACAACAGCAGAGCCGTGGTTTTCCAGAAACGTGAACCTTGCTTTATCAAAAGCTCAGCCATGGGCAAACCGCCGGACACTGTTGTTGGGAGACTGGCGCACGGTGCCGGTTGCTTGCGACGCTGGCTCCACCGCTTCAACCCCCAACAGGCTCAGCAGGCGCGCGCGGATTTCCTGGAAACCCTCCTGGCCGGTGTCCCGCGCGCGGGGCAGGTCGATGCTCAGTTGCTCGGCGATCTTGCCGTTGGCCAGCACTATCACCCGATCGGCCAGGAGGATGGCTTCGTCGACGTCGTGGGTCACCAGCAGCACCGCCGGCGTGTGCTTGCGCCAGAGGTCGATGATCAGCCGGTGCATGCGGATCCGGGTCAGCGCATCCAGCGCGGCAAAGGGTTCGTCGAGCAACAGCAGCTTGGGCTCGCGCACCAGGCCACGGGCCAGGGCCACGCGCTGGGCTTCGCCGCCGGAAAGCGTCGCCGGGTAGGCTTCCAGCCGATGGGCCAGGCCAACTTCGGTCAAAGCCTGCACCGCGCGGGCACGGGCGTTGGGAATGCGCAGGCCGAGGATCACGTTTTTCCAGGCACGCTTCCAGGGCATCAGGCGCGGCTCCTGGAACACCGCCGCCCGCGCCTTGGGCACCCGCAACTGGCCGCTGTCGATGCTGTCGAGCCCGGCCAGGCTGCGCAGCAAGGTGGTCTTGCCCGAACCGCTGGCGCCCAGCAGCGCGACGAACTCCCCCGGGGCGATGTCCAGGTCCAGGTCGTCGATGACCCGCTGCTCGCCGAACTGGCGCACCACATTGCGCAGTTGTACCGGGTGGGCGGTTTTGGCCGCGTCCACAAGATCGATGCTCGACATATCAATTCCTCACGAAAGTTGGGCGCCAGGCCAGGGCAAAACGTTCCAGGGTGCGGATCAGGCCGTCGATCAGCAGGCCGAGCACGCTGTAGATCAGCAGGCAGATGACGATCACGTCGGTGCGCATGAAGTCCCGCGCATCACTGGCCAGATAACCGATGCCAGCGGTGGTGTTGATCTGCTCGACGAACACCAGGGCCAGCCAGGAGATCCCCAGGGAATAACGCAGGCCGACGAAAAACGAGGGCAAGGCGCCCGGCAGGATCACGTGCCAGATCAGCTCGCGCCGGTTCAGGCCCAGGGTGTTGGCGGCCTCGATCAGCTTGGGGTCGATGTTGCGGATGCCGGCGAACAGGTTCAGGTACACCGGGAAGGTGGTGCCGGTGACGATCAGGGCGATCTTGGTGAACTCGCCGATGCCGAACCAGAGAATGAACAGCGGCACCAGGGCCAGGGAGGGAATGGTGCGCAGCATCTGCATCGGCGAATCCAGCACCACTTCGCCGCGTTTCGACAAGCCGCTGATCAGCGCCGCCACCACCCCGATGCTGACGCCGATGCTCAAGCCCACCAGCGCCCGTTGCAGCGACACCAGCAGGTGCTTGCCCAGTTCACCGGAGGCGATCATGGCCCAGAGCGTGCCGCCGATCTGCGACGGCGCGGCGATCACTCGCTGGGGAATCAGCCCCCAGCGCGAGGCCAGCTCCCACAGCAACAGCAGCACGATCGGGCTGATCAGGCGCAGCAGCGCCTCGGGGGTGCGCCAGTTGCGCAGCCACTGCGGGATCCAGCGTGCCCCACCCTGCCCTGCACTGTTGAAGCGAACGGCCTTGTCGACGGAAAACGAGCCGCTGGCGCCCGGCGTATCGAAAGTCTTGTCGCTCATCAGGCTTCCTTCCTCATCAAGCCCATGGCCGGAGGCGCCATGTTTCAGCTTCGGATTTATGCTATTCGCATAAAAAACCGCAGTGAAATTCTTTTTGGGAATAACCTAATATGATTAAAAATCAGATATAAAATGAACCAGATAAATTATTTGCATAGTAATCCGGCTCGGCCAGCGTCCTTTGCGGAGTGCGCGGGCACGGCGCTATAAAATGCGCATTGCTGATTAAGCTGCATTTAAATAATCAATAAATTTAATAATTAACTTAGAACAAAACGGCATTTCACACCCCGCCGCGCTGCGCCTACTTTCGACACCACGGACCGACCCCTTGCCCGGTGGAGGCTGAATCACGCCTATTAATAAGGAATCCACCATGAGTATCGAATTCATCGGTTTTATCGGCGGCCATCACGCCTCGGAAATCCACCCGCGCAGCGGCCCCGTCCTGCAACCCGACTACGTGGAGAACGTCGCCCGCGCCCATGAAGACGCCGGTTTCGACCGCGCCCTGGTGGCGTTCCACTCCAACAGCCCGGACAGCACCCTGATCGCCGCGCACGCCGCCAGCGTGACGAAAAAGCTCAAGTTCCTGATCGCCCATCGCCCGGGTTTCGCCGCGCCGACCCTGGCTGCACGCCAGTTCACCACCCTGGATGTGTTCAATGGCGGGCGCACCGCGGTGCACATCATCACCGGTGGCGACGACCGCGAACTGCGCGCCGACGGCAGCTATATCGACAAGGACCAACGCTACGCCCGCACCGACGAATACCTGGACGTGCTGCGCCAGGAATGGACCCGCGACCGGCCCTTCGACTATCAAGGCCAGTATTACCAGGTCGAGGGCGCGTATTCGGCGGTGCAGTCGCCGCAACAGCCGCACATCCCGCTGTATTTCGGCGGTTCCTCGGCGGCGGCCATCGCGGTGGCCGGCAAGCATGCGGACGTCTATGCGCTGTGGGGCGAAACCTACGAGCAAGTGCGCGAAGTGGTGACCCAGGTGCGCGCCGAAGCCGCCAAGCATGGCCGCAGCATCAGGTTCAGCCTGTCGTTGCGGCCGATCCTGGCGGACACCGAGGAGCAGGCCTGGGCACGCGCCGAGCGCATCCTGCAGCAGGCCACCACCCTGGCCGAGCAGAACGGTTTTGTCCGCCGCGAACCACCCAACGAAGGCTCGCGTCGCCTGCTGGCAGCAGCGGCCCAGGGTACGCGCCTGGACAAGCGCCTGTGGACCGGCATCGCCGGGCTGCTCGGCGCCCAGGGCAACTCGACGTCCCTGGTCGGCACCCCGGAGCAGGTGGCCGAAGCCCTGCTCGACTATTACGACCTGGGCATCACCACCTTCCTGATCCGTGGTTTCGACCCGCTCGAGGATGCCATCGACTATGGCCAGCGCCTGATCCCGCTGACCCGCAAGCTGGTGGCCGAGCGCGAGCGGTTGGCCGCGGAAAAAGTCGCCTGACCTGAAGCCCCGACGCATGGAGCCCTGATCGCCCTGTAGCCGCTGCCGCAGGCTGCGATCGGGGCACAGCCCCGCCAACCTGACGACTCGGTATCGCTGACCTGCGGCGGCGCCTGGCCTGGCGACCGCTGCGCGGTCGTTCGCAGCCTCGCTTCGGCTCGGCAGCGGCTACAAAGCGTTACTTCTTACTAAGCCGTATCACTGAACGGACATCCTGTAGCCGCTGGCGTAGCCTGCGATCGGCTGCGCAGCAGTCGTGAATCCGTAAGACAGGGTCTGCCTGACAAACCACAATCTCCGGTTTTACGTCTGCTTCGTCGGAATGCCGCCCAAGCTGATCGCAGCCTTCGGCAGCGGCTACACGTACCATCACTCCTTGTAGGCCGTATCGCTGCGCTCCAACTGGCGGATCAGCGCATTCCAATGTCGGGCGACACCAGGACCGTCGCCACTCTTGAAGGCTTCGGCCTGCTTCTCGACCTTGGCCACCACCTCGGCCGGCGGGAAGATCAGCTCGGCATTGCCGCTGGCCTGGGCGGCGATCTGGATATTGCAGGCGCGCTCCAGGGTCTGCAGTTGCTGGAACGCGTGCTCGACGCTGATGCCCGCGGTGAGCAGCCCGTGATTGCGCAGGATCAATACGCTCTTGTCCCCCAGGTCCGCCACCAGTCGTTCGCGCTCGTCGAGGTCCAGAGCGATGCCTTCGTAACCGTGATAGGCCACGCGTCCGGAAAAACCGATGGCGTGCTGGGAAATCGGCAACAGGCCGTCACGCTGGGCGGACACCGCGATGCCGTCGCGAGTATGGGTGTGCAGGACCGCGTGCAGGTCGGGACGGGCGCCGTGGATCGCGCTGTGGATCACATAACCGGCGTAGTTGATCCCGAGGCCCGTGGGGTCGTCGACGATGGTGCCGTCGATGTCGACCTTGACCAGGTTGGAAGCGCTGATTTCATCGAACAGCAAGCCGAAGGCGTTGATCAGGAAATGCTCGTCGGGCCCCGGCACCCGCGCGGAAAAGTGCGTGTAGATGTGATCGGTCCACTTGTACAAGGCCGCCAGCCGGTAGGCCGCGGCGAGTTTCACGCGCACCTCCCACTCTTCGGGGCTGACACGCTGGCGAACATTTTTCGAGACGCTGGATAACGGGCTGACGCTGCTCATGGCAAAACTTCCTGGATGGCCTTTAAGGAACTCCAGCCAGCCTAGGGGAAGGCAAAAAATAATAAAAAGCACATTTTAATCTAAGCTAATTATCATTATTT
Protein-coding sequences here:
- a CDS encoding ABC transporter ATP-binding protein, translating into MSSIDLVDAAKTAHPVQLRNVVRQFGEQRVIDDLDLDIAPGEFVALLGASGSGKTTLLRSLAGLDSIDSGQLRVPKARAAVFQEPRLMPWKRAWKNVILGLRIPNARARAVQALTEVGLAHRLEAYPATLSGGEAQRVALARGLVREPKLLLLDEPFAALDALTRIRMHRLIIDLWRKHTPAVLLVTHDVDEAILLADRVIVLANGKIAEQLSIDLPRARDTGQEGFQEIRARLLSLLGVEAVEPASQATGTVRQSPNNSVRRFAHG
- a CDS encoding LLM class flavin-dependent oxidoreductase, with product MSIEFIGFIGGHHASEIHPRSGPVLQPDYVENVARAHEDAGFDRALVAFHSNSPDSTLIAAHAASVTKKLKFLIAHRPGFAAPTLAARQFTTLDVFNGGRTAVHIITGGDDRELRADGSYIDKDQRYARTDEYLDVLRQEWTRDRPFDYQGQYYQVEGAYSAVQSPQQPHIPLYFGGSSAAAIAVAGKHADVYALWGETYEQVREVVTQVRAEAAKHGRSIRFSLSLRPILADTEEQAWARAERILQQATTLAEQNGFVRREPPNEGSRRLLAAAAQGTRLDKRLWTGIAGLLGAQGNSTSLVGTPEQVAEALLDYYDLGITTFLIRGFDPLEDAIDYGQRLIPLTRKLVAERERLAAEKVA
- a CDS encoding ABC transporter permease; translated protein: MSDKTFDTPGASGSFSVDKAVRFNSAGQGGARWIPQWLRNWRTPEALLRLISPIVLLLLWELASRWGLIPQRVIAAPSQIGGTLWAMIASGELGKHLLVSLQRALVGLSIGVSIGVVAALISGLSKRGEVVLDSPMQMLRTIPSLALVPLFILWFGIGEFTKIALIVTGTTFPVYLNLFAGIRNIDPKLIEAANTLGLNRRELIWHVILPGALPSFFVGLRYSLGISWLALVFVEQINTTAGIGYLASDARDFMRTDVIVICLLIYSVLGLLIDGLIRTLERFALAWRPTFVRN
- a CDS encoding class II aldolase/adducin family protein — encoded protein: MSSVSPLSSVSKNVRQRVSPEEWEVRVKLAAAYRLAALYKWTDHIYTHFSARVPGPDEHFLINAFGLLFDEISASNLVKVDIDGTIVDDPTGLGINYAGYVIHSAIHGARPDLHAVLHTHTRDGIAVSAQRDGLLPISQHAIGFSGRVAYHGYEGIALDLDERERLVADLGDKSVLILRNHGLLTAGISVEHAFQQLQTLERACNIQIAAQASGNAELIFPPAEVVAKVEKQAEAFKSGDGPGVARHWNALIRQLERSDTAYKE